From Enterobacter pseudoroggenkampii, a single genomic window includes:
- the hupA gene encoding nucleoid-associated protein HU-alpha, translating into MNKTQLIDVIADKADLSKVQAKAALESTLAAITESLKEGDAVQLVGFGTFKVNHRAERTGRNPQTGKEIKIAAANVPAFVSGKALKDAVK; encoded by the coding sequence ATGAACAAGACTCAACTGATTGATGTAATTGCGGACAAGGCTGATCTGTCTAAAGTGCAGGCTAAAGCTGCTCTGGAATCTACCCTGGCTGCTATTACTGAGTCTCTGAAAGAAGGCGATGCTGTACAACTGGTTGGTTTCGGTACCTTCAAAGTGAACCACCGCGCTGAGCGTACTGGCCGCAACCCGCAGACCGGTAAAGAAATCAAAATCGCCGCAGCGAACGTGCCGGCATTTGTTTCTGGTAAAGCACTGAAAGACGCAGTTAAGTAA
- a CDS encoding YjaG family protein, with protein sequence MLQNPIHLRLEKLESWQHVTFMACLCERMYPNYAAFCKQTGFGDGHIYRRILDLIWETLTVKDAKVNFDSQLEKLEEAIPVADDFDLYGVYPAIDACVALSELLHSRLSGETLEHAIEVSKASITTVAMLEMTQEGREMTDEELRANPAVEQEWDIQWEIFRLLAECEERDIELIKGLRADLREAGESNIGIIFNQ encoded by the coding sequence ATGCTACAAAACCCGATTCACCTGCGCCTTGAAAAGCTGGAAAGCTGGCAGCACGTCACCTTTATGGCTTGCCTGTGCGAGCGCATGTATCCCAACTATGCCGCGTTCTGTAAGCAGACGGGCTTTGGTGATGGCCATATCTACCGCCGCATTCTGGATCTGATCTGGGAAACGCTGACGGTGAAAGACGCGAAGGTGAATTTCGACTCTCAGCTCGAAAAGCTCGAAGAGGCGATTCCGGTAGCGGATGATTTTGACCTGTACGGCGTCTACCCGGCGATTGATGCCTGCGTGGCGTTAAGCGAACTGCTTCACTCCCGTCTGAGCGGTGAGACGCTGGAGCACGCTATCGAAGTCAGTAAGGCCTCTATCACTACCGTGGCAATGTTGGAAATGACCCAGGAAGGTCGCGAAATGACCGATGAAGAGCTGCGTGCAAACCCGGCCGTGGAGCAAGAATGGGACATTCAGTGGGAAATTTTCCGCCTGCTGGCAGAGTGTGAAGAACGCGATATTGAACTGATAAAAGGGCTGCGCGCGGACTTACGTGAGGCCGGTGAGAGTAATATTGGTATAATTTTTAACCAATGA
- a CDS encoding DUF1481 domain-containing protein yields MNSFSEGAATPLLSFWRGTLALAGMLLLSACSHDTSLPPFTASGYADNQGAVRIWRKDSGGEVHLLSAFSPWHNGNTSTAEYRWQGDDLSLIELNVYSKTPEHVKVRFDDHGELSFMQREVSGQKQQLSSDQIALYRYRAEQIRQTSDALRLGRVVLRQGRWHNDGTVTTCEGQTVKPELESWATEHIQRRQRHSSMEVSVAWLEAPEGSQLLLVANEDFCTWQPTEKSF; encoded by the coding sequence GTGAACAGTTTTAGCGAAGGGGCGGCAACGCCCCTTTTGTCTTTCTGGCGCGGAACGCTCGCGCTGGCAGGCATGCTGCTGCTGTCCGCCTGCAGCCACGACACCTCCCTGCCGCCGTTTACCGCCAGCGGCTACGCGGACAACCAGGGGGCAGTCAGGATCTGGCGCAAAGATTCCGGCGGCGAAGTGCATCTGCTTTCTGCCTTTAGCCCGTGGCATAACGGCAATACGTCGACGGCGGAATATCGCTGGCAGGGAGATGACCTGTCGCTGATTGAACTGAACGTCTACAGCAAGACCCCCGAACACGTGAAAGTGCGTTTTGACGACCATGGCGAGCTGAGCTTTATGCAGCGCGAAGTCAGCGGTCAAAAACAGCAGCTTTCCAGCGATCAAATCGCCCTCTACCGTTATCGTGCCGAACAAATTCGCCAGACCAGCGATGCGCTTCGTCTGGGACGCGTTGTGCTGCGCCAGGGGCGCTGGCATAACGACGGGACGGTAACCACCTGCGAAGGGCAAACGGTCAAGCCTGAGCTTGAATCCTGGGCGACCGAACACATTCAACGCCGTCAGCGTCATTCCTCAATGGAAGTGAGTGTGGCGTGGCTGGAAGCGCCGGAAGGCTCTCAGCTGCTGCTGGTGGCGAACGAAGACTTCTGTACCTGGCAGCCGACAGAGAAGAGTTTTTGA